A window of Peromyscus eremicus chromosome 7, PerEre_H2_v1, whole genome shotgun sequence contains these coding sequences:
- the LOC131914210 gene encoding olfactory receptor 8G50-like isoform X2, with translation MEQRNISMVTEFVLSGLTDQPELQLPLFLVFLGIYLFTVLGNLGMIILILLSSHLHTPMYFFLSSLSFIDLCYSTVINPKMLVSLVGKKNVISYEECMTQLYFFLAFVISEFHMLAAMAYDRYVAICNPLLYNVTMSYQVCSWMVSGVYGMGIIGAAVHTFCMLRVVFCKANIINQYYCDLFPLMELACSSTFVNEIVLLCLSAFNIFIPTLTILGSYIFIIASILRIKSTEGRFKAFSTCSSHFSAVAVFFGSLAFVYLQPLSVSSKDKGKVSSVFYTSVVPMLNPMIYSLRNKDVKLALSKLFQKKKFHM, from the coding sequence ATGGAACAAAGAAATATCTCCATGGTGACTGAATTCGTTCTCTCTGGGTTAACAGACCAACCAGAGCTACAGCTACCCCTGTTCCTCGTCTTCCTTGGAATCTACCTGTTTACAGTGCTGGGGAACCTGGGAATGATCATCCTTATCCTGCTCAGCTCCCAtctgcacacccccatgtacttcttcctcagcaGTCTCTCCTTCATTGACCTCTGTTACTCCACTGTTATCAACCCCAAAATGCTGGTAAGTCTTGTGGGAAAGAAGAATGTCATCTCCTATGAGGAATGTATGACTCAGCTCTATTTCTTCCTTGCTTTTGTTATATCTGAGTTTCACATGTTGGCTGCCATGGCATATGATCGCTATGTTGCCATTTGTAATCCCTTGCTCTACAATGTTACTATGTCTTACCAAGTCTGTTCCTGGATGGTAAGTGGGGTGTATGGCATGGGCATCATTGGTGCAGCAGTTCATACTTTCTGCATGCTAAGAGTGGTTTTCTGTAAGGCTAATATAATAAACCAGTACTACTGTGATCTTTTCCCATTGATGGAGCTTGCCTGCTCCAGCACCTTTGTCAATGAGATAGTACTTCTATGCCTCAGTGCTTTTAATATCTTTATTCCAACCCTGACCATCTTGGGTTCTTACATCTTCATCATTGCTAGCATCCTCCGTATCAAATCCACTGAGGGCAGATTCAAAGCTTTCAGCACCTGCAGCTCTCACTTCTCTGCTGTTGCTGTCTTCTTTGGTTCCCTGGCGTTCGTGTACCTACAACCTTTGTCAGTCAGCTCCAAAGACAAAGGGAAAGTGTCCTCTGTGTTTTATACTTCTGTTGTGCCCATGCTGAATCCCATGatctacagcctgaggaacaaGGATGTAAAACTTGCTCTAAGTAAGTTGTTTCAAAAGAAGAAGTTCCATATGTAA
- the LOC131914210 gene encoding olfactory receptor 8G50-like isoform X1 — protein sequence MLAGNISMVTEFVLSGLTDQPELQLPLFLVFLGIYLFTVLGNLGMIILILLSSHLHTPMYFFLSSLSFIDLCYSTVINPKMLVSLVGKKNVISYEECMTQLYFFLAFVISEFHMLAAMAYDRYVAICNPLLYNVTMSYQVCSWMVSGVYGMGIIGAAVHTFCMLRVVFCKANIINQYYCDLFPLMELACSSTFVNEIVLLCLSAFNIFIPTLTILGSYIFIIASILRIKSTEGRFKAFSTCSSHFSAVAVFFGSLAFVYLQPLSVSSKDKGKVSSVFYTSVVPMLNPMIYSLRNKDVKLALSKLFQKKKFHM from the exons ATGCTCGCTGG AAATATCTCCATGGTGACTGAATTCGTTCTCTCTGGGTTAACAGACCAACCAGAGCTACAGCTACCCCTGTTCCTCGTCTTCCTTGGAATCTACCTGTTTACAGTGCTGGGGAACCTGGGAATGATCATCCTTATCCTGCTCAGCTCCCAtctgcacacccccatgtacttcttcctcagcaGTCTCTCCTTCATTGACCTCTGTTACTCCACTGTTATCAACCCCAAAATGCTGGTAAGTCTTGTGGGAAAGAAGAATGTCATCTCCTATGAGGAATGTATGACTCAGCTCTATTTCTTCCTTGCTTTTGTTATATCTGAGTTTCACATGTTGGCTGCCATGGCATATGATCGCTATGTTGCCATTTGTAATCCCTTGCTCTACAATGTTACTATGTCTTACCAAGTCTGTTCCTGGATGGTAAGTGGGGTGTATGGCATGGGCATCATTGGTGCAGCAGTTCATACTTTCTGCATGCTAAGAGTGGTTTTCTGTAAGGCTAATATAATAAACCAGTACTACTGTGATCTTTTCCCATTGATGGAGCTTGCCTGCTCCAGCACCTTTGTCAATGAGATAGTACTTCTATGCCTCAGTGCTTTTAATATCTTTATTCCAACCCTGACCATCTTGGGTTCTTACATCTTCATCATTGCTAGCATCCTCCGTATCAAATCCACTGAGGGCAGATTCAAAGCTTTCAGCACCTGCAGCTCTCACTTCTCTGCTGTTGCTGTCTTCTTTGGTTCCCTGGCGTTCGTGTACCTACAACCTTTGTCAGTCAGCTCCAAAGACAAAGGGAAAGTGTCCTCTGTGTTTTATACTTCTGTTGTGCCCATGCTGAATCCCATGatctacagcctgaggaacaaGGATGTAAAACTTGCTCTAAGTAAGTTGTTTCAAAAGAAGAAGTTCCATATGTAA
- the LOC131914211 gene encoding olfactory receptor 8B8-like yields the protein MAVANYSVVTEFILLGLTGQPDLQIPLFLLFLVMYMITALGNLALIILIVLNSHLHTPMYFFLFNLSFVDFCYSSVITPKMLMNFMLKKNFISYVACMTQFYLFCFCVISECYVLTSMAYDRYVAICNPLLYNIVMSPKVCSYLMLASYFMGFSGAIIHTGCVLRLTFCDGNTIDHYFCDVLPLLQLSCTSTYINKIEIFIVAGKDIIVPTVIIFISYGFIISSIFQMRSTEGRSKAFSTCSSHIIAVSLFFGSGAFMYLKPNSVGPTNSGKISSIIYTTVIPMMNPLIYSLRNKDVKAALRNTLNKKIF from the coding sequence atggctgtGGCAAATTACTCTGTGGTAACTGAATTCATTCTCTTGGGGTTAACAGGCCAGCCTGACCTCCAAATACCCCTGTTCCTGCTCTTTCTAGTAATGTACATGATAACAGCATTGGGGAACTTGGCTTTAATTATTCTCATTGTGCTGAATTCTCACCTTCACACCCctatgtattttttcctttttaacttaTCCTTTGTAGACTTTTGTTACTCTTCTGTAATTACGCCAAAAATGCTAATGAACTTCAtgctaaagaaaaattttatctCCTACGTGGCATGCATGACCCAGttctacttgttttgtttttgtgtcatTTCTGAGTGTTATGTCCTGACATCAATGGCCTATgatcgctatgtggccatctgcaatCCACTCTTGTATAATATTGTCATGTCTCCCAAGGTGTGTTCCTATCTTATGCTTGCTTCATACTTCATGGGTTTTTCTGGTGCCATAATCCACACTGGTTGTGTCTTGAGACTGACCTTCTGTGATGGGAACACCATCGACCACTATTTCTGTGATGTCCTCCCTTTGCTGCAGCTCTCCTGTACCAGCACCTATATTAATAAGATAGAGATTTTCATTGTAGCAGGAAAAGACATCATTGTGCCCACTGTGATCATCTTTATTTCTTATGGCTTCATCATCTCTAGCATATTCCAAATGAGGTCCACTGAGGGCAGGTCCAAAGCCTTCAGTACTTGCAGTTCCCACATAATTGCTGTCTCTCTGTTCTTTGGATCTGGTGCATTTATGTATCTCAAGCCCAACTCAGTTGGACCAACAAATAGTGGAAAAATATCTTCAATTATTTATACCACTGTAATTCCCATGATGAATCCATTAATTTATAGCTTGAGGAACAAAGATGTTAAAGCAGCCTTGAGAAACACTCTGAACAAGAAAATCTTTTAA